TTCGCGACTACATAGGACGGGAGTCGAATTGAGCGAGAAAAATTATCAAGCGTACGCATAATTGCCTGTTTAATCCACCAGATCGCATACGTACTGAATTTAAAACCCTTCCTATAATCAAATTTACTCGCTGCTTTAATCAGTCCAATATTTCCTTCTTGAATCAGATCTTCGAGTGGGACATTGTGTCCTTGGTATCTCACAGCGATTGAAATGACGAGCCGTAAGTTTGCTTGTACAAGTTGATCTCTTGCTTGCTCCGCATCCGCATTATAACCACTCTCTGTTTCACCAGCTTCAATTCGCTTCGCTAACTCAACCTCTTCTTCGCGGGTTAGCAGGCGGTGACCTGCTACGCTTCGAAGCCAACTCGTTAGTGCGCTCTGATCGCTCCCCTTATAACTCTCTGGAGGGTCTGCTTCATCTGCTGGATATGTCGCATCCATATAAGGATCAACACTTTCAATACTTGTCGTTTCACCGAGAAATTCGGCTTCCATCGTTCTCCTCTCCTTTTATGAGGCTTGATAAAATAATACAAATGTTAATGATACACTATGTTAAAACGTTTTGTCAAGTAAAATGTTTAAAA
The nucleotide sequence above comes from Candidatus Poribacteria bacterium. Encoded proteins:
- a CDS encoding sigma-70 family RNA polymerase sigma factor, whose amino-acid sequence is MEAEFLGETTSIESVDPYMDATYPADEADPPESYKGSDQSALTSWLRSVAGHRLLTREEEVELAKRIEAGETESGYNADAEQARDQLVQANLRLVISIAVRYQGHNVPLEDLIQEGNIGLIKAASKFDYRKGFKFSTYAIWWIKQAIMRTLDNFSRSIRLPSYVVAKMNKFDAVYATLCQELQREPRRDEIAEALDLSLRQVEEILTFNADAISMDLQLSDERSAATLGDLIEDPATSGEEGPIAEMINEDLIAQFLKRLPDREQKVLRMRFGLEDGERKTLREIGVALEVTRERVRQLEIEAIKRLRVLYDEMGEFQSDQAWAGKTAA